In Methanocaldococcus lauensis, a single genomic region encodes these proteins:
- a CDS encoding NAD(P)H-hydrate dehydratase, translating to MEIFNILKEKIKEKDVITPKEMAIIDDNAEYLGVQKILLMENAGKAVYDKIKNIEAEEYIFLCGTGNNGGDGFVAARHLGRGIVILIGKESEIKTYEARENFKILKNLAEFGNIKIMEIRGFDDIEDIFESLKEKKAVIVDAMIGTGIKGELREPYRTIVNKIKELKKINKNIFVVSVDVETGNLESDLTITFHKRKTINKGNVIVEKIGIPKEAEYIVGWGDLKALKKRDKNSHKGQNGKVLIIGGSKDFFGAPILAGLAALKVVDLVGILSVNCVIDKLNHPEFIMYKVEDNYLSAQHVDYALNIAKKYDVVVLGSGLSNNNKTKSFVNEFLSKYDKKVIIDADAIKVIDYDNIEFSESYIFTPHKKEFEYMKIDLNNIEKVKSTIVLKGKYDIIFNSNNLKINKTGNAGMTVGGSGDVLAGLIGGLFATNEPFISACCGAFINGYAGDLLLKEKGYYYTALDLIEKIPNVLKLFE from the coding sequence ATGGAGATATTTAACATTTTAAAGGAGAAAATAAAAGAAAAAGATGTTATAACTCCAAAGGAAATGGCTATTATTGATGACAATGCAGAGTATTTAGGAGTTCAAAAGATACTGTTAATGGAAAATGCTGGAAAGGCAGTATATGATAAAATTAAAAATATTGAGGCAGAGGAATACATTTTTTTATGTGGAACTGGAAATAATGGTGGAGATGGCTTTGTTGCGGCGAGGCATTTAGGAAGAGGAATTGTTATATTAATTGGAAAAGAATCAGAGATAAAAACTTATGAGGCAAGAGAGAACTTTAAAATATTAAAAAATTTGGCAGAGTTTGGAAATATAAAAATTATGGAAATTAGAGGATTTGATGATATTGAGGATATTTTTGAAAGTTTAAAGGAGAAAAAGGCTGTTATTGTAGATGCTATGATAGGAACAGGAATTAAAGGAGAGTTGAGAGAGCCATATAGGACAATAGTTAATAAAATAAAGGAATTAAAGAAAATAAATAAAAATATTTTTGTTGTGAGCGTTGATGTAGAAACTGGAAACTTGGAAAGTGATTTAACTATAACATTCCATAAGAGAAAGACGATAAATAAAGGAAATGTAATTGTTGAAAAAATAGGAATACCTAAAGAGGCAGAGTATATAGTTGGATGGGGTGACTTAAAAGCATTAAAAAAGAGAGATAAAAATAGCCACAAAGGACAGAATGGGAAAGTATTAATTATAGGAGGTAGTAAAGATTTCTTTGGGGCTCCAATATTGGCTGGATTGGCCGCATTAAAAGTTGTTGATTTGGTGGGGATTCTTTCTGTTAATTGTGTAATAGACAAATTAAATCATCCAGAGTTTATTATGTATAAGGTTGAAGATAACTATTTAAGTGCTCAACATGTTGATTATGCTTTAAATATCGCTAAAAAGTATGATGTCGTTGTTTTAGGAAGTGGTTTATCTAATAACAATAAAACAAAGTCATTTGTAAATGAATTTTTATCAAAATATGATAAAAAGGTTATAATTGATGCTGATGCAATTAAAGTTATTGATTATGATAATATTGAATTCTCTGAAAGTTACATATTTACACCCCATAAAAAAGAGTTTGAATATATGAAAATAGACTTAAATAATATAGAGAAAGTAAAATCAACGATTGTATTAAAAGGAAAATATGACATAATATTTAATTCAAATAATTTAAAAATAAATAAGACAGGAAATGCAGGAATGACAGTTGGGGGTTCTGGGGATGTATTGGCAGGGTTAATTGGAGGATTATTTGCTACAAATGAGCCTTTTATTTCTGCGTGTTGTGGAGCTTTTATTAATGGCTATGCTGGGGATTTACTTTTAAAGGAAAAAGGTTATTACTACACGGCATTAGATTTAATTGAAAAAATTCCAAATGTTTTAAAACTCTTTGAATAA
- a CDS encoding DUF6541 family protein: MVIIIDLFYFLVLLILIYFINPLNNEEKILTTLFITVSYIVIFSYLLSISNKPMYKYLYIIPLLLILLLIYFKNKKPNKFIKFKNFKQSHIILAIITIYSLFIGYILFPQNPANTTDVQFHSYKAKEIIEEKTIFYKTNEEPYKYYVDYPSGFHSIIYLLSSSVSDILNSIQFMKFYMLILFIFGYYLVGEGIKRGLGIFISLFFPLTNVVYRIIGTLLPNTLGYAMMLVCIFFILKYRITKDNRYIYLFSFVILSLVYIHTFPLIILTLFLISVSIYDLYSKHYKDIIKYWSSYILSISLAVLLILQKMAKSVINYGKSTNFSPEPILKIVHNILAGLGIYYIYIWTNTLKTGILDNINTFIISIVFTFLLIVGLYNLSRIKYNGIPFIILLILLILNIINIKFLHIYIPFFSNQYDSARMAMHIQIIMPIFYGSGLYFLYRLISMKKRKYNFLKIIFISFVLLFSLYASYTNYSILSNFQKKIYVIHQNDLKIFEYINKNNITNQTILNFGEDAAQFLPIYTKNKPVFCYYNFSSGRDKLEGNISLFDIATAIDNKNYTFIVNLCKRENIKYIYISEYLGRYDKGFFNNSKYFKILYQIGNAKLVEIK; this comes from the coding sequence ATGGTGATAATTATAGATTTATTTTATTTTTTAGTTTTGTTAATATTAATCTATTTTATAAATCCACTAAATAATGAGGAAAAGATATTAACAACACTATTTATAACTGTCTCCTATATAGTTATTTTCTCATATCTTTTATCAATTTCAAACAAACCAATGTATAAATATTTATATATAATTCCATTGTTGTTAATTTTACTGTTGATATACTTCAAAAATAAAAAACCTAATAAATTTATTAAATTTAAAAATTTTAAACAGTCACATATAATTCTTGCTATAATAACGATATATTCTCTTTTCATTGGCTACATTTTATTTCCACAAAATCCTGCGAATACAACTGATGTACAATTTCATTCCTATAAAGCAAAGGAAATTATTGAGGAAAAAACAATATTCTATAAGACAAATGAGGAACCATATAAATACTATGTAGATTATCCTTCTGGTTTTCATTCTATTATATATTTGTTATCATCATCTGTAAGTGATATACTTAATTCAATCCAATTTATGAAATTTTATATGCTAATTCTATTTATTTTTGGTTATTATTTAGTTGGTGAGGGAATAAAAAGAGGATTAGGTATTTTTATATCATTATTTTTTCCATTAACAAATGTTGTTTATAGAATTATTGGAACATTGCTTCCAAATACCTTAGGATATGCAATGATGCTCGTATGTATATTCTTTATATTAAAATATAGAATAACTAAGGATAATAGATACATATATTTATTCTCCTTCGTTATATTATCTTTGGTATATATACACACATTTCCATTGATAATATTAACATTATTCTTAATATCAGTATCTATTTACGATTTATATTCAAAACATTATAAAGATATTATAAAATATTGGAGTTCCTATATTTTGTCTATATCTTTGGCTGTTTTGTTAATATTACAAAAAATGGCTAAAAGTGTTATAAATTATGGAAAATCTACGAATTTTTCTCCTGAACCTATATTAAAAATAGTTCATAACATATTGGCAGGATTGGGAATATATTACATATACATTTGGACAAACACACTAAAAACAGGTATTTTAGATAATATAAATACCTTTATAATATCAATAGTATTTACTTTTTTATTAATTGTAGGACTTTATAATTTAAGCAGAATTAAATACAACGGAATCCCGTTTATTATATTGCTAATATTGTTAATTTTAAACATTATTAACATAAAATTTCTACATATATATATTCCATTTTTCAGTAACCAATATGACAGTGCAAGAATGGCTATGCATATCCAAATAATTATGCCAATATTCTACGGTTCAGGATTATATTTCCTATATAGGTTAATATCAATGAAAAAAAGAAAATATAATTTTTTAAAGATAATTTTCATAAGTTTTGTATTATTATTTTCATTATATGCTTCCTATACAAACTATAGTATATTATCAAATTTCCAAAAAAAGATATATGTGATACATCAAAACGACTTAAAAATCTTTGAATATATAAACAAAAATAATATAACAAATCAAACAATACTGAATTTTGGTGAAGACGCCGCTCAGTTTTTACCAATATACACAAAAAATAAACCAGTATTTTGTTATTACAATTTTTCATCAGGTAGAGATAAATTAGAGGGAAATATATCATTATTTGACATTGCAACAGCAATTGATAATAAAAACTATACTTTTATCGTAAATCTGTGCAAAAGAGAAAATATAAAATACATATATATCTCTGAATATTTGGGAAGATATGATAAAGGATTTTTTAACAACAGTAAATACTTTAAAATATTATATCAAATAGGAAATGCAAAATTAGTTGAAATTAAATGA
- the nifH gene encoding nitrogenase iron protein, translated as MKQIAFYGKGGIGKSTTVCNIAASLADEGKKVMVIGCDPKHDCTSNLRGGKEIPTVLDTIREKNLDKLNLDEAIEKGVISIDDIVYKGYKGIYCVEAGGPKPGYGCAGRGVIVAIELLKKMNVFETLGVDVVLYDVLGDVVCGGFAMPLRMGLANQIYIVTSSDYMSIYAANNICKGIKEFAKTGRIKLGGLIYNVRGSLDAEDIVKEFAKKLRTDIVGKIPNSFLIAEAEIEGKTVIEYAPDSEIASIYRDLAKKIYENKGGVIPKPLENEEILMIGRKIKERLKSFYK; from the coding sequence TTGAAACAAATTGCCTTTTATGGTAAGGGTGGTATTGGTAAATCTACAACTGTGTGTAATATAGCCGCTTCCTTGGCTGATGAAGGGAAGAAGGTTATGGTTATAGGTTGTGACCCAAAACACGATTGTACTTCAAATTTAAGAGGTGGAAAGGAGATTCCAACGGTATTAGATACAATTAGAGAAAAAAATTTGGATAAACTTAACTTAGATGAGGCAATAGAAAAAGGAGTTATAAGTATAGATGATATTGTCTATAAAGGTTATAAGGGAATTTACTGCGTTGAGGCAGGAGGGCCTAAGCCTGGCTATGGATGTGCTGGGAGAGGGGTTATAGTGGCAATAGAGTTGTTAAAGAAGATGAATGTTTTTGAAACATTGGGAGTTGATGTTGTTTTATATGATGTTCTTGGAGATGTTGTTTGTGGTGGTTTTGCAATGCCTTTGAGAATGGGACTTGCCAATCAGATTTATATTGTAACTTCCTCTGACTATATGTCAATATATGCGGCAAACAATATTTGTAAAGGAATTAAAGAATTTGCAAAAACTGGAAGGATTAAGTTAGGAGGATTAATTTACAATGTTAGAGGTTCATTAGATGCAGAAGATATTGTTAAAGAGTTTGCCAAAAAATTGAGAACTGATATAGTTGGTAAAATTCCAAATTCTTTTTTAATAGCAGAGGCAGAAATTGAAGGTAAGACAGTTATAGAATACGCCCCAGACAGTGAAATTGCATCAATTTATAGAGATTTGGCTAAAAAAATTTATGAAAATAAAGGTGGGGTAATTCCAAAACCTTTAGAAAATGAGGAAATATTAATGATTGGTAGGAAGATTAAAGAGAGATTAAAGAGTTTTTATAAGTGA
- a CDS encoding beta/alpha barrel domain-containing protein encodes MVKKLRKKDIRVPLTVPESVKKEYISNYLELTKKTGNVMIFAGDQKIEHMNDDFFGEGIAKEDASPEHLFNIASKGKICAFATQLGLIARYGMDYKKVPYIVKINSKTHLVKSRDPISKALVTVRDVVNFKENSGLNILGVGYTIYPGSEYEHIMFEEASKVILEAHRHGLIAIIWSYPRGKNVKDEKDPHLIAGAAGIACCLGADFVKVNYPHCENAAERFKEAVLAAGRTGVLCAGGKSVDPEIFLKRIWEQINISGARGNATGRNIHQKPLDQAVRMCNAIYAITIEGKSVEEALKIYYGDKK; translated from the coding sequence ATGGTAAAGAAACTTAGAAAGAAAGATATAAGGGTTCCATTAACTGTTCCAGAAAGTGTTAAAAAAGAATATATTAGTAATTATTTAGAATTAACTAAAAAGACAGGAAATGTTATGATATTTGCAGGAGATCAAAAAATTGAGCATATGAATGATGATTTCTTTGGGGAGGGGATTGCTAAGGAAGATGCATCTCCAGAGCATCTATTTAATATAGCGAGTAAAGGAAAAATTTGTGCATTTGCTACTCAACTTGGATTAATTGCAAGATACGGAATGGATTATAAAAAAGTTCCATACATTGTAAAGATTAATTCTAAAACGCATCTTGTTAAAAGTAGAGATCCTATAAGTAAGGCATTAGTAACAGTTAGAGATGTTGTCAATTTTAAAGAAAACTCTGGATTAAATATTTTAGGAGTTGGCTACACTATCTACCCAGGAAGTGAATATGAGCATATAATGTTTGAGGAGGCATCTAAAGTTATATTAGAGGCTCATAGGCATGGATTAATTGCCATAATTTGGAGTTATCCAAGAGGTAAGAATGTTAAAGATGAAAAAGACCCTCATCTAATAGCCGGAGCCGCTGGAATTGCATGTTGCTTAGGAGCAGATTTCGTAAAAGTTAATTATCCCCACTGCGAAAATGCCGCTGAAAGATTTAAAGAGGCAGTATTAGCCGCTGGAAGAACAGGAGTTTTATGTGCAGGAGGAAAGAGTGTAGATCCAGAAATATTTTTAAAAAGAATTTGGGAGCAAATAAACATTAGTGGAGCAAGAGGAAATGCTACTGGAAGGAATATACATCAAAAACCATTAGATCAGGCAGTAAGAATGTGTAATGCAATATATGCAATAACTATTGAAGGTAAAAGCGTAGAGGAAGCATTAAAAATATATTATGGAGATAAAAAATAA
- a CDS encoding class III signal peptide-containing protein has translation MPIIKKLFSKRGQISMEIGVIIFASIIMATIASYYYLSGYLDSNPETPGKTVNKTIDALNNVSIRYSNSLKNI, from the coding sequence ATGCCAATTATTAAAAAACTTTTTTCTAAGAGAGGACAAATTTCTATGGAAATCGGTGTAATAATATTTGCTTCTATTATAATGGCAACTATTGCATCCTATTATTATCTTTCAGGTTATTTAGATTCAAACCCTGAAACTCCTGGAAAAACTGTAAATAAAACTATAGATGCATTAAATAATGTTTCAATAAGGTATAGTAACAGTTTAAAAAACATATAA
- a CDS encoding transcriptional regulator, whose product MSKVFNSEIRVKILAILYGMEYCEFTYLLEKLKTTEGNLWAHLKKLEKEGYIIIKKYPFKKRIKTIVKITDVGRENFKKYLTELLNLSNIG is encoded by the coding sequence ATGAGTAAAGTATTTAATTCTGAGATAAGAGTTAAGATATTGGCAATATTGTATGGAATGGAATACTGCGAATTTACATATTTACTTGAAAAACTTAAAACAACTGAGGGGAATTTATGGGCTCATTTAAAAAAATTGGAAAAAGAAGGTTATATAATTATTAAAAAATATCCTTTTAAAAAAAGAATAAAAACAATAGTTAAAATTACAGATGTAGGGAGAGAAAATTTTAAAAAATATTTAACTGAATTATTAAATTTATCAAATATTGGATAG
- the tsaA gene encoding tRNA (N6-threonylcarbamoyladenosine(37)-N6)-methyltransferase TrmO yields MFYLKPIGVVKQNENYTILEIFDEYIDGLEGLKEGNYIIILLWFHKNDDEEKRKILKVHPKKNLKNPLKGVFATRSPYRPNPIGKYTVKIHKINKNKIIIDKIDAYDKTPIIDIKIFSEELDCPK; encoded by the coding sequence ATGTTTTACTTAAAACCTATTGGAGTCGTAAAGCAGAATGAAAATTATACTATTTTAGAGATATTTGATGAATATATTGATGGATTAGAAGGTTTAAAAGAAGGAAATTATATTATTATTCTCCTCTGGTTTCACAAAAATGATGATGAGGAAAAAAGAAAAATTTTAAAGGTTCATCCAAAAAAGAATTTAAAGAATCCATTAAAGGGTGTGTTTGCCACTCGCTCTCCGTATAGACCTAATCCTATTGGAAAATACACAGTAAAAATCCACAAAATTAATAAAAATAAAATTATTATTGATAAAATTGATGCTTATGACAAAACACCAATAATTGACATAAAAATATTTTCAGAAGAGTTGGACTGTCCAAAATAA
- a CDS encoding class III signal peptide-containing protein codes for MKILKKLLSKKGQVSMEIGILIAAAVAVAAIAAYFYATNVKGAASRAGAAANSTIENMSNAANKYANLMSNI; via the coding sequence ATGAAAATCTTAAAAAAATTGTTGTCAAAGAAAGGGCAGGTTTCAATGGAGATAGGAATTTTAATTGCTGCAGCTGTTGCAGTTGCCGCTATTGCAGCATACTTCTATGCTACAAATGTCAAAGGAGCTGCAAGTAGAGCAGGAGCTGCAGCAAACTCAACAATAGAAAACATGTCAAATGCAGCTAATAAATATGCAAATTTAATGAGTAATATTTAA
- a CDS encoding PHP domain-containing protein translates to MKADLHIHTKYSGIGRFWKLKFPDSVEEPRNILKMAKKRDIGVIAITDHNTIRGGIETKKLEKEFDIEVIVGSEILTTEGEIIGLFLNEEIPKYLTPEETIERIKEQGGLAIAPHPYSPICKSLEDRIFDLDLDGVEVFNAYHRDGIVNNIALKKVIENYHKKPFAFIGSSDAHIARMVGNAYTLFEGNSSDDLYKAIIKKRTTFGGKPTPLYQAILWSYDIVLESEKKLIKSMLFKVDDEKINSIKFYKKILGVFGGFMYIFTPLPILSGFIGNYYLKKKAKEKLEDI, encoded by the coding sequence ATGAAGGCAGATTTACATATACATACTAAATATTCAGGTATAGGGAGATTTTGGAAGTTAAAATTTCCTGATTCCGTAGAAGAGCCAAGGAATATTTTAAAAATGGCTAAAAAAAGAGATATTGGAGTTATAGCAATAACTGACCACAATACAATAAGAGGGGGAATTGAAACTAAAAAATTAGAAAAAGAGTTTGATATTGAAGTTATAGTTGGTAGTGAAATTTTGACTACTGAGGGAGAAATTATTGGCTTATTTTTAAATGAAGAGATTCCTAAATATTTAACTCCCGAGGAGACAATAGAAAGAATTAAAGAACAGGGAGGATTGGCGATAGCACCACATCCATATAGCCCAATATGTAAATCTCTTGAAGATAGAATATTTGATTTAGATTTAGATGGAGTAGAAGTTTTTAACGCTTATCATAGAGATGGAATTGTAAATAATATAGCTTTAAAAAAGGTTATAGAAAATTATCATAAAAAGCCATTTGCATTTATTGGGAGTAGTGATGCACATATAGCAAGAATGGTTGGTAATGCATATACATTATTTGAAGGTAATTCATCAGATGATTTATATAAAGCAATAATTAAAAAAAGAACAACATTTGGGGGAAAGCCAACTCCTCTATATCAGGCTATTTTATGGAGTTATGATATAGTATTAGAATCAGAGAAAAAATTAATAAAATCTATGTTATTTAAAGTAGATGATGAAAAAATAAATTCAATAAAATTTTATAAAAAAATTTTAGGAGTTTTTGGAGGTTTTATGTATATCTTTACCCCTTTACCAATACTATCTGGATTTATAGGAAATTACTATCTTAAAAAGAAGGCTAAAGAAAAGTTGGAGGATATCTAA